From Leptospira fainei serovar Hurstbridge str. BUT 6, the proteins below share one genomic window:
- a CDS encoding exo-beta-N-acetylmuramidase NamZ family protein codes for MRLKERNKKILISVIFFLTISHDSCTEASPRRHISNSKIIPAEVAFYEEVLPSLSGKTVILVTNPSGIGRYPERILREFKEKKVKIKHLIGLEHGFLGLEEDFSKSPVTMDETFQLPIYHIYKVKNSEIPAILKGADAIVFDVLDMGMRCYTYLSVLKRLMDNLPDPQTTRFVLLDHPNPALYLGAKGENIQKKFLNFAGEFPSLFFTGMTMGEAASFYNGEYLSGKIKLEIISPKNLKRGFDWEKEGIAWTTPSPNLPMLDSARNYLGLVLLEGVNVSVGRGTQAPFVYFGAPWMSEPDAIVNELNDSSKGDYYYQSVFFKPIFGPFKGEICRGLRLTVVNRNYDPIQMAYILVTTLKKHYKDFRWRQYPDSTYNIDFLWGTERFRQSIDSNTSYEEFKRSYSEAEDSANRIVRKYRLY; via the coding sequence ATGCGGTTAAAAGAAAGAAACAAAAAAATCCTAATATCCGTCATTTTTTTTCTGACAATTTCTCACGACTCCTGCACTGAGGCTTCTCCCCGTCGCCATATTTCAAATTCGAAAATTATTCCAGCCGAAGTCGCTTTTTACGAAGAGGTTCTTCCTTCTCTTTCCGGTAAAACGGTAATCTTAGTCACTAATCCTTCCGGAATCGGCAGATATCCCGAGAGAATTCTTCGGGAATTTAAGGAAAAGAAAGTTAAGATCAAACATTTGATCGGCCTCGAGCACGGTTTTTTGGGGTTGGAGGAAGATTTTAGTAAATCTCCCGTAACAATGGACGAAACCTTTCAACTGCCTATTTATCACATATATAAAGTGAAAAATTCGGAGATTCCCGCCATATTAAAAGGCGCGGATGCGATCGTTTTCGACGTTCTCGATATGGGAATGAGATGTTATACGTATCTAAGCGTTCTAAAAAGATTGATGGACAATCTGCCGGATCCTCAAACGACGCGATTCGTTCTCTTAGATCATCCGAATCCCGCGCTATATTTGGGAGCTAAAGGCGAAAATATTCAAAAGAAATTCTTAAACTTTGCGGGCGAGTTTCCTTCTTTGTTTTTTACCGGAATGACTATGGGCGAGGCCGCGTCATTCTATAACGGTGAATACCTTTCCGGTAAGATTAAATTGGAAATTATTTCCCCCAAAAATCTAAAGAGAGGATTCGATTGGGAAAAGGAAGGAATTGCCTGGACCACTCCTTCCCCTAATTTGCCGATGCTGGATTCCGCCCGTAATTATTTAGGGTTGGTGTTACTGGAAGGAGTCAATGTATCCGTAGGTAGAGGAACTCAGGCGCCGTTCGTATATTTCGGCGCGCCATGGATGTCCGAACCGGATGCTATCGTCAACGAACTGAACGATTCGAGTAAGGGCGATTACTACTACCAAAGCGTATTTTTCAAACCTATTTTCGGCCCGTTCAAGGGGGAGATTTGTAGAGGGTTGCGACTCACAGTTGTGAATAGGAATTACGATCCGATCCAAATGGCGTACATTCTCGTCACAACCCTAAAGAAACACTATAAAGACTTTAGATGGAGACAATATCCGGATAGCACTTACAATATCGATTTCCTATGGGGGACGGAACGTTTTCGTCAATCGATAGATTCCAATACGAGCTATGAGGAATTTAAACGCTCTTATTCCGAGGCGGAAGATTCCGCCAATCGAATTGTTCGAAAATATCGACTGTACTAA
- a CDS encoding LIC_11883 family protein yields the protein MGKIKKTILAATILFCFQLNAQPVGQWKEYSLKQVLGRLKFYAFAKIAQSVRKGVSYSIEREVFRSPCQQDFPKLADNFDCAFLETARLNGETQSKADRSLPSAGLTSNYAPIPITGMWYEGSTLAGKGSLLIPRNQSTSGDLKLFYLADGKLSHYASGDMIVVFDWKGNELNTILEVKVDDLLRPLSGREYFFQ from the coding sequence ATGGGCAAAATTAAGAAAACGATACTTGCAGCGACGATTCTATTCTGCTTTCAGCTAAACGCTCAACCGGTCGGGCAGTGGAAGGAATATTCTTTGAAACAGGTGCTGGGACGATTGAAGTTCTATGCATTTGCTAAGATTGCCCAAAGCGTAAGAAAAGGCGTCTCCTATTCGATCGAGCGGGAAGTCTTCCGATCTCCTTGTCAACAGGACTTTCCGAAATTAGCCGATAATTTCGATTGTGCTTTCTTAGAAACCGCTAGGTTAAACGGAGAAACTCAATCTAAGGCGGATCGTTCTCTACCTTCTGCGGGTTTAACGTCGAACTATGCGCCGATTCCAATCACTGGAATGTGGTACGAAGGTTCGACTCTTGCAGGAAAAGGGTCATTACTCATTCCACGCAATCAATCCACTTCAGGCGATTTGAAATTATTTTATCTGGCGGATGGAAAACTCAGTCACTACGCGAGCGGAGACATGATCGTGGTTTTTGACTGGAAAGGAAACGAATTGAACACTATCCTTGAAGTGAAGGTGGACGATCTGCTTCGTCCTTTAAGCGGGAGAGAATATTTTTTCCAATGA
- a CDS encoding DUF2797 domain-containing protein: MSLLSTGYLRMLDHEGLDPVEYFWTVATYPGSESGKQIPDFPKPQFRIADLLGKEVTLQFTGQIRCVHCGKNTKKSFNQGSCYSCFQTLAQNDLCILRPETCHFHLGTCREPDWGEEYCFQKHTVYLANTSGLKIGITKENPVSNRWVDQGAQEAIPLLEVKSRRDAGVIEKKFSSIIDDKTKWQVMVSTDSVQEDLSEKRKELLSQLESWDLGVYYEVLSPKSSTTIRYPILKYPTKAKAFQPEKEQTIKSDLLGIKGQYLLFESEVINLRAYAGYEVNLSVES, encoded by the coding sequence ATGAGCCTTTTATCCACAGGCTACCTTCGGATGCTTGACCATGAAGGTTTGGATCCGGTGGAATATTTTTGGACGGTTGCGACGTATCCCGGCTCCGAATCCGGGAAGCAAATTCCGGATTTTCCCAAGCCGCAATTTCGTATAGCAGACTTGCTTGGTAAGGAAGTTACTTTGCAATTTACCGGCCAAATTAGATGCGTTCATTGCGGTAAGAATACTAAAAAAAGCTTCAATCAAGGAAGTTGTTATTCCTGCTTCCAAACTTTAGCTCAAAATGATCTTTGCATTTTAAGACCGGAGACATGCCACTTTCACTTGGGAACTTGCAGAGAACCTGATTGGGGAGAGGAGTATTGCTTTCAGAAGCATACGGTTTATTTGGCGAATACGAGCGGGTTAAAAATAGGAATTACGAAAGAAAATCCTGTTTCTAATCGCTGGGTCGACCAAGGAGCTCAAGAAGCGATTCCTCTTCTGGAAGTGAAATCACGTCGGGATGCCGGAGTTATAGAAAAGAAATTTTCCTCCATAATCGACGATAAAACAAAATGGCAAGTGATGGTGAGCACCGATTCCGTTCAGGAAGATTTATCCGAAAAAAGGAAAGAACTTTTGTCTCAATTGGAATCCTGGGATCTCGGAGTATATTATGAAGTTCTTTCTCCGAAGTCAAGTACGACGATCCGCTATCCTATTTTGAAGTATCCGACCAAGGCCAAAGCGTTTCAGCCTGAAAAGGAACAGACGATAAAATCCGACTTATTGGGAATTAAGGGGCAGTATTTACTGTTCGAATCGGAGGTGATCAACCTGCGCGCCTATGCCGGCTACGAAGTTAATCTATCCGTCGAATCCTAA
- a CDS encoding M48 family metalloprotease → MKIRSSKFLPVFLIAFSLNSCGWIVETTFPVSLDEFLGKQFYEAAVLGQDGMKVLHNEKLRSYVQGIADRILKAKEIQYKSEFPYKVTILNDDSVINAVCAPGGYIFVYTGLLHFVKDEATLAGVLAHEIAHAEKRHSMKQLSSSIATYFAIYLVLSYVLGPDLAQHASGMASLSSNLLSLANSRGAEEEADAFGFQYMRATPYYPGASANFFRDIKAWRQKHLGEEEDTLPLGKYLSTHPLDDERIADSEKRLKDAGIGAPQPESFFRERYQEKISTLLGKKEEEEEIPKAKPSTGKKR, encoded by the coding sequence ATGAAAATTCGCTCTTCTAAATTTCTACCCGTTTTTCTGATCGCTTTTTCCCTCAATTCCTGCGGCTGGATCGTTGAGACCACTTTTCCCGTATCCCTCGACGAGTTCCTCGGAAAACAATTTTATGAAGCCGCCGTTTTGGGACAGGATGGAATGAAGGTTTTGCATAACGAAAAACTTCGTTCCTACGTTCAAGGAATCGCGGATCGAATTTTGAAAGCTAAGGAAATTCAGTATAAATCCGAATTTCCTTACAAAGTGACGATTTTGAACGATGATTCGGTTATCAACGCTGTTTGTGCGCCGGGTGGATATATTTTCGTTTATACCGGTCTATTGCATTTCGTCAAAGATGAAGCTACTCTTGCGGGAGTACTTGCGCATGAAATTGCACATGCGGAAAAACGGCATTCTATGAAGCAATTATCCTCTAGTATCGCCACTTACTTTGCAATCTATTTGGTTCTATCTTATGTGCTGGGGCCGGACTTGGCGCAACATGCTTCCGGGATGGCTTCGTTATCCTCTAACTTGCTTTCTCTTGCCAATAGTCGCGGTGCGGAGGAGGAAGCGGATGCATTCGGTTTTCAATATATGCGAGCCACTCCTTATTATCCCGGAGCGTCGGCGAATTTTTTCCGAGATATCAAAGCTTGGAGGCAAAAACATTTGGGTGAAGAGGAAGATACTCTCCCTCTCGGTAAATACCTAAGTACTCATCCGCTTGATGACGAACGAATTGCAGACAGCGAAAAGCGTCTCAAGGATGCAGGAATAGGCGCACCTCAACCGGAATCGTTCTTTCGAGAGCGTTACCAGGAAAAAATATCGACGTTATTAGGAAAAAAGGAAGAAGAAGAGGAGATACCGAAAGCGAAACCCTCGACCGGTAAAAAGCGTTAA
- a CDS encoding NAD(P)-dependent oxidoreductase yields the protein MSAPEIAIIGTGIMGRGMANTLSAKGYTLRLYARNLDNIRDLESDNVSIYNDPKAAANRATLAVLCLTEDSVVEETVFSRGLLESRCKYVVDTGTTSPELTAKIGKAFSERGMSFFDSPMTGSKNAARDGQILFMLGAKGPEEVSEISFFFDSCGKNVVYCGTIGDGQRAKIALNMVQAGIFQVYMEGFLLAKKEGISPEILKEILLQSAAKSGIAEFKFPFVFARNYETHFSLKNMRKDVNHALALAKRTGVTLPLCSSLGAIYDEGLRAGLSEKDYCSLNEITAKIVAKPSS from the coding sequence ATGTCTGCACCGGAAATAGCGATCATCGGAACCGGAATTATGGGAAGAGGCATGGCAAATACTCTTTCTGCAAAAGGTTATACGCTTCGCTTATACGCGAGGAATCTCGACAACATTCGGGATTTAGAATCCGATAATGTATCTATCTATAATGATCCGAAAGCGGCTGCGAACCGGGCGACCCTCGCGGTTCTTTGCCTTACGGAAGATTCCGTCGTTGAAGAAACCGTCTTCTCACGCGGACTTCTCGAAAGCCGTTGTAAATACGTCGTGGATACCGGAACGACTTCGCCGGAACTAACGGCAAAAATCGGAAAGGCATTTTCCGAACGCGGAATGTCTTTCTTCGATTCTCCGATGACGGGTTCTAAGAATGCGGCAAGAGACGGACAAATTCTATTTATGCTCGGTGCAAAAGGCCCGGAAGAAGTATCGGAGATTTCCTTCTTCTTTGATTCATGCGGAAAGAATGTCGTTTATTGCGGAACGATCGGGGACGGGCAAAGGGCGAAGATCGCTTTGAATATGGTGCAAGCGGGAATTTTCCAGGTTTATATGGAGGGATTTCTGCTTGCGAAGAAGGAAGGAATCTCTCCGGAAATTCTTAAAGAAATCCTATTGCAATCCGCGGCTAAATCGGGAATCGCCGAATTCAAATTTCCTTTCGTCTTTGCCCGAAACTACGAAACGCATTTTTCGCTCAAGAATATGCGGAAAGATGTGAATCATGCCTTGGCATTAGCGAAGCGGACCGGAGTCACTCTACCTTTATGTTCTTCTCTCGGCGCTATTTACGACGAGGGTCTTCGCGCTGGACTGAGCGAGAAGGATTATTGTAGCTTGAACGAGATAACCGCAAAAATCGTAGCGAAACCTTCTTCCTAA
- the mce gene encoding mammalian cell entry protein Mce has product MKSFRYLLVGAIFSVALVIVGYFTVMTEGGPVQKRGEFLKINFKNAEGIKVGNKVTVQGVPFGYVSNIRLIQINEEGNALPSGEIGVATRVEVTIILKEPLRLYENYDITIRNESLLSGRVISIDPGTLEAPPEAKLPAGSMYKPVDYKTGAQLKGRVLQDPLVSLSELIAENRGDIRRTFSNVADITTKVNSGDGTLGRLINRDDLHTNINTVLTDAQIVLRELREGLEDTREQAPVTSFIRAALSSF; this is encoded by the coding sequence ATGAAATCATTTCGCTATCTTTTAGTAGGCGCCATCTTTTCCGTTGCCCTGGTCATCGTAGGTTATTTTACCGTAATGACCGAAGGAGGCCCGGTTCAAAAACGAGGAGAATTCCTTAAAATTAATTTTAAAAACGCGGAAGGTATCAAAGTAGGAAACAAAGTCACCGTTCAAGGAGTTCCTTTCGGTTACGTATCTAATATTCGTTTGATTCAGATTAACGAAGAAGGAAACGCCTTACCTTCCGGTGAAATCGGAGTTGCGACCCGTGTGGAAGTGACGATCATTCTTAAGGAGCCGCTTCGACTCTATGAAAACTATGATATCACTATCCGAAACGAAAGCCTTTTGTCAGGTCGTGTGATCTCCATCGACCCGGGAACATTGGAGGCTCCACCTGAAGCAAAACTTCCGGCCGGTAGTATGTATAAGCCGGTGGACTATAAAACAGGCGCTCAACTGAAGGGAAGAGTTCTTCAAGATCCTTTGGTTTCCCTATCGGAACTTATCGCCGAAAACAGAGGGGACATCCGCAGAACATTTTCCAACGTCGCCGACATCACTACGAAAGTAAACAGCGGCGACGGAACGCTCGGCAGGCTGATCAATCGAGACGACCTTCATACGAATATAAATACCGTTTTGACCGACGCGCAGATCGTCTTACGAGAGTTACGGGAAGGTTTAGAGGACACTCGGGAACAAGCCCCGGTTACCAGCTTTATTCGCGCCGCTCTTAGTTCCTTTTAA
- a CDS encoding ABC transporter ATP-binding protein, with amino-acid sequence MMDYAIEIVNMHKAFGSRKILKGMNLQVRKGETMVIVGPSGTGKSVTLKHITGLLDPDAGECRIFGERISGITEVERKRLRAKMGVLFQSGALINWMTVFDNVALPLREHKLFSETEIQRIVSEKLRLVDMTIAKDNYPNDISGGMKKRAGLARAIASNPEIILYDEPTSGLDPIMSNVINELIIRIRQETGAAQIVVTHDMSSAYMIADRISFFYGGQVLYTGTPDDVKASDNEFVRQFVTGSTKGPMILETKS; translated from the coding sequence ATGATGGATTACGCGATAGAAATCGTAAATATGCACAAAGCTTTCGGATCCCGAAAAATCTTAAAAGGCATGAATTTGCAAGTAAGGAAGGGAGAAACGATGGTGATCGTCGGGCCTTCCGGCACTGGCAAGTCCGTGACCCTCAAGCATATTACTGGCTTACTCGATCCCGACGCAGGCGAATGCAGAATTTTCGGAGAAAGAATTTCAGGCATTACGGAAGTGGAACGAAAACGCCTCCGCGCAAAAATGGGGGTCCTATTTCAGTCAGGCGCTTTGATCAACTGGATGACCGTTTTCGATAACGTCGCCTTACCGCTACGGGAACATAAACTATTTTCAGAAACCGAAATCCAAAGGATCGTATCCGAAAAACTCAGGTTAGTGGACATGACGATCGCAAAGGATAATTATCCCAATGATATCTCGGGAGGAATGAAAAAACGCGCTGGATTAGCCCGGGCTATTGCGTCTAATCCAGAGATCATACTCTACGACGAACCGACCTCCGGACTAGATCCTATCATGTCCAATGTAATCAACGAATTAATCATTCGAATCCGACAAGAAACCGGGGCGGCTCAAATTGTCGTAACTCATGATATGTCGAGCGCGTATATGATCGCGGATAGGATATCATTCTTTTACGGAGGCCAGGTGCTCTATACAGGAACTCCCGACGATGTCAAAGCGTCCGATAACGAATTCGTCAGACAGTTCGTAACCGGCTCGACAAAGGGACCGATGATTTTGGAAACTAAGTCGTGA
- a CDS encoding MlaE family ABC transporter permease: MFEILKAKANQTFYAAGYTILLIAETFLNLRFSYDKRKEILDQMFIAGVGSLFVVSVVAIFTGMLLTLNTGLGLKDFGAEGQIGLLLTVTLTREMSPFMTALILSASIGSAMAAEIGTMKVSEEIDALEVMSIDPVRFLVFPRVLGFSLMVPVLCVYSSILGIFGGAVVGHFQLGIEYIVYFQDVYERITSIPGLKDLYTGLFKGYVFGLIIASISCSHGLRTFGGAIGVGRATRESVVTSFLMVIFFGYVITAIFYRQ; the protein is encoded by the coding sequence ATGTTCGAGATTCTAAAGGCAAAGGCAAATCAGACTTTCTACGCTGCGGGCTATACGATTCTATTAATTGCGGAAACTTTCTTAAATCTAAGATTCTCTTACGATAAAAGAAAGGAAATCCTAGATCAAATGTTCATTGCGGGAGTTGGAAGTTTATTCGTCGTTTCCGTCGTTGCTATCTTTACGGGAATGCTTTTGACTCTAAACACCGGGCTCGGTCTAAAAGATTTTGGAGCCGAAGGGCAGATCGGATTACTTCTTACGGTTACTCTCACGCGAGAAATGTCTCCTTTTATGACGGCCCTGATCCTTTCGGCTTCGATAGGTTCCGCGATGGCTGCCGAAATTGGAACGATGAAAGTTTCGGAAGAAATCGACGCATTGGAAGTGATGTCGATCGATCCCGTTAGATTTCTTGTTTTTCCTCGAGTCTTGGGGTTCTCGCTGATGGTACCGGTACTCTGCGTATATTCCAGCATTCTAGGAATTTTCGGAGGAGCGGTTGTCGGGCATTTCCAGTTAGGGATCGAATACATCGTGTATTTTCAAGATGTTTACGAACGCATCACCTCCATTCCCGGCCTGAAAGATTTATATACCGGGCTCTTTAAAGGATACGTATTCGGCTTAATTATCGCTTCCATTTCCTGTTCACACGGACTTAGGACTTTCGGCGGTGCGATAGGAGTCGGTCGCGCAACGAGAGAATCGGTGGTTACCTCTTTCTTAATGGTCATTTTTTTCGGCTATGTCATTACGGCGATTTTCTACAGGCAATAA
- a CDS encoding D-alanine--D-alanine ligase, translating to MLKVAVLYGGTSTEHVISLRTGAFICRTLAAMGHPVKPILITKDAKWVIPSEYRILLPEGVPTDALSYQKEFEQLNGCVASSFSNLDCDIAFLGLHGTLGEDGSIQGFLTVLGIPFTGSGVEASAIAMDKIRANRLFQVANLNVAPFWELKREEFVTVPTLVESMALQFPLFLKPVEGGSSYHTYRINTLQELRAKLSEFFEYQDHAILQRFLSGVEVSCGVWEKITNGKRSPIALPPTEIIPGGEFFDVESKYKPGLSQEITPARLSESIIQKIQNQSILAHKTLGCEGYSRTDFIVVDGEPYILETNTLPGMTETSLIPQQAKAAGIPIQEIYRSLIEHAMERAEKIPVQ from the coding sequence TTGTTAAAGGTAGCTGTCTTATACGGAGGAACGTCCACGGAGCATGTGATATCCCTGAGGACCGGCGCGTTCATATGTAGGACATTGGCGGCCATGGGACATCCGGTCAAACCCATTCTTATTACGAAGGATGCCAAGTGGGTGATCCCTAGTGAATATCGGATTCTTTTACCGGAAGGAGTTCCGACGGACGCGCTTTCCTATCAAAAAGAATTCGAACAATTAAACGGGTGCGTTGCCTCCTCCTTTTCAAACCTTGATTGTGATATTGCCTTTCTAGGACTGCATGGAACATTAGGGGAAGACGGATCCATCCAAGGATTTTTGACTGTCCTCGGAATCCCTTTTACCGGTTCGGGTGTGGAGGCTTCCGCTATCGCGATGGATAAAATTCGTGCGAACCGGTTGTTTCAAGTCGCGAATCTCAACGTTGCACCTTTTTGGGAACTGAAGAGAGAAGAATTCGTAACCGTGCCGACTTTGGTCGAATCGATGGCCTTACAATTCCCGTTATTCCTCAAACCTGTCGAGGGCGGTTCCAGTTATCATACTTATCGGATCAACACACTGCAAGAGTTACGCGCGAAGCTATCCGAGTTCTTTGAATACCAGGATCACGCTATTTTACAAAGATTTCTTTCCGGAGTCGAAGTATCCTGCGGAGTGTGGGAAAAAATCACAAACGGAAAAAGATCTCCTATCGCTTTGCCTCCGACGGAAATTATTCCCGGGGGAGAATTTTTCGATGTCGAGTCTAAATACAAACCCGGATTATCTCAAGAAATTACGCCCGCACGTTTATCCGAGTCGATCATTCAAAAAATTCAAAATCAATCGATTCTTGCTCATAAAACGCTAGGTTGCGAAGGGTATTCCAGAACGGATTTTATCGTCGTGGATGGAGAGCCTTACATCTTGGAAACGAATACGCTTCCGGGAATGACCGAAACTAGTTTAATACCGCAGCAGGCAAAGGCGGCGGGGATTCCAATCCAGGAAATCTATCGATCGTTGATCGAGCATGCTATGGAGCGAGCGGAAAAAATTCCAGTTCAATAG
- the metW gene encoding methionine biosynthesis protein MetW, whose amino-acid sequence MNSRISSDITLKERPDFAYIMNAISPGSRVLDLGCGNGDLLYLLSQKGIRGQGIEKDEDAIVECIRKGVYVHHGDIDEGLEHHEDKRFDYVILNQTIQETRHPGDIIKECLRIGKRVIIVFANFGYWEVRFKILLGGKTPVTDLLPYRWFDTPNLHFLSVLDFEEFCQIRGFTVEDRAFFRDFKQITVRPNFFAKLALFQIR is encoded by the coding sequence ATGAATTCAAGAATCTCGTCTGACATCACATTGAAAGAAAGGCCGGACTTCGCGTATATTATGAACGCAATCTCCCCCGGTTCGAGAGTATTGGACTTGGGTTGCGGGAACGGGGACCTACTTTATTTATTGAGTCAAAAAGGAATCCGAGGCCAAGGAATCGAAAAGGACGAAGATGCAATCGTCGAATGTATTCGGAAAGGTGTCTACGTGCACCACGGCGATATCGACGAGGGTTTGGAACATCATGAAGATAAAAGGTTCGATTACGTAATTTTAAACCAAACGATTCAAGAAACGCGTCACCCGGGAGATATCATTAAGGAATGTCTTCGAATCGGCAAGCGGGTCATTATCGTTTTCGCGAACTTCGGATACTGGGAAGTACGATTTAAAATTCTTTTAGGCGGAAAAACTCCAGTTACGGATTTATTACCGTATCGCTGGTTCGATACTCCGAACCTACATTTCCTTTCGGTATTGGACTTTGAAGAATTCTGTCAAATTCGCGGCTTTACCGTCGAAGACCGAGCATTCTTTCGAGACTTTAAGCAGATTACGGTCCGACCGAATTTCTTCGCCAAATTAGCTCTATTCCAAATTCGTTAA
- the metX gene encoding homoserine O-acetyltransferase MetX — translation MNLEKSVGIVKTETVTLPDLRLDNGSVLSPVVIAYETYGKLSEKKDNAILICHALSGDAHAAGVHAPADKRPGWWNEYIGPGKAFDTNKYFVISSNVIGGCKGSSGPLTISPITGKPFGSSFPFVSIKDMVAAQKSLVEHLGVEKLYCVAGGSMGGMQALQWSIAYPENLTNCIILASTAEHSAMQIAFNEVGRQAILSDPNWNNGLYDENSPRKGLALARMVAHITYLSDEKMREKFGRNPPRGNLLNSDFAVGSYLIYQGESFVDRFDANSYIYVTQALDHFSLGKGKELTAALTPAICRFLVVSYSSDWLYPPAQSREIVKSLEASDKRVFYVELNSKEGHDSFLLANQKQDDVLRGFLENPAN, via the coding sequence ATGAATCTGGAAAAATCGGTCGGAATCGTCAAGACGGAAACGGTCACCTTGCCCGACCTACGTTTAGATAATGGATCCGTTCTTTCGCCGGTCGTCATAGCGTACGAAACATACGGTAAACTTTCCGAAAAGAAAGATAATGCAATTCTAATATGCCATGCTCTGTCCGGGGACGCCCACGCAGCAGGTGTCCATGCTCCCGCTGACAAACGACCCGGATGGTGGAACGAATATATCGGCCCGGGGAAAGCATTCGATACTAATAAATATTTTGTAATTTCTTCGAACGTCATCGGTGGTTGTAAAGGTTCGTCCGGTCCTTTAACAATTAGCCCGATCACGGGGAAGCCTTTCGGTTCCAGTTTCCCTTTCGTATCCATCAAGGATATGGTTGCCGCACAGAAATCATTGGTCGAACATTTAGGCGTGGAGAAACTGTATTGTGTCGCCGGCGGTTCTATGGGAGGAATGCAAGCCTTACAGTGGAGTATTGCTTATCCTGAAAATCTGACTAATTGTATTATTTTGGCTTCGACTGCCGAGCATTCGGCCATGCAGATTGCCTTCAATGAAGTCGGTCGTCAGGCCATTTTATCCGACCCAAATTGGAATAACGGTCTGTACGACGAAAATTCTCCCAGAAAGGGATTGGCTCTCGCCCGCATGGTCGCTCATATCACTTATCTTTCCGATGAAAAGATGCGGGAAAAGTTCGGTAGAAATCCTCCCAGAGGAAATCTCCTTAATTCCGACTTTGCAGTTGGAAGTTATTTGATCTACCAAGGGGAAAGCTTTGTGGACCGCTTCGACGCGAATTCTTATATTTACGTTACTCAGGCTTTGGACCATTTTAGTTTGGGTAAAGGAAAGGAATTAACCGCCGCGTTGACCCCCGCAATCTGCCGCTTCTTAGTCGTTTCCTACAGTTCCGATTGGTTATATCCGCCCGCTCAGTCTAGAGAAATCGTTAAAAGTTTAGAGGCGTCCGATAAAAGGGTTTTTTACGTGGAATTAAATAGTAAAGAAGGTCACGATAGTTTCTTACTTGCGAATCAAAAACAAGACGACGTCCTTCGCGGATTCTTGGAAAACCCGGCTAATTGA